A portion of the Nitrospira defluvii genome contains these proteins:
- a CDS encoding NADH-quinone oxidoreductase subunit N, whose amino-acid sequence MNFSLTLSASDLLLLLPELFLTIWLCVVLAVDFSFKRIVQEQLAYLTILGLMITLACLAWFDMTGITGTLFAKMFVVDRMAIFFKVMILLATILVILLSIDYVHRFSFFRGEYYFLVAMSALGMMFMASANDLLSLFVTLEFATFGFYVLVSYLRDDMASNEAGLKFFILGVFAAGLLGYGISLVYGETGKLVFSDMTGANPTTGLVIGFLLIFAALGFKIGAVPFHSWIPDTYHGAPTPVTAFLSIAPKVAAFAILLRLFLVALATFKPAWALLIVAASILSMTYGNIVAIAQRNIKRLLAYSGIAQVGNVLIGLAAGTKMGTDSILFYLLTYLFANLGAFAVIMAISNSLGSDEIDDYRGLNRRSPFLAFAMLIFLLSLAGVPPLAGFIGKLYIFVAAIKEGLYTLITVGLVNIVVSMYYYLIVVKKMYINEPLDSSPIKTTGPLRAVIYVGLAGTLVIGIYPQPFLDWAVSATLMFSNLLGQAASIHPPTTPFGG is encoded by the coding sequence ATGAACTTCTCCCTGACGCTTTCCGCCAGTGACCTCTTGCTCCTCCTTCCAGAACTGTTTCTGACCATCTGGCTGTGCGTGGTTCTGGCCGTGGATTTTTCGTTCAAACGAATCGTGCAGGAGCAGTTGGCATACCTGACTATCCTCGGTCTCATGATTACCCTGGCCTGCCTCGCATGGTTCGACATGACCGGCATCACCGGGACCCTGTTCGCCAAGATGTTCGTGGTCGATCGCATGGCCATCTTCTTCAAGGTCATGATTCTGCTGGCGACTATTTTGGTTATTCTGCTCTCCATCGACTATGTGCACCGGTTTTCGTTTTTCCGGGGGGAATACTATTTCCTCGTTGCCATGTCGGCGCTGGGCATGATGTTCATGGCCTCGGCCAACGATCTCCTGTCACTCTTCGTGACGCTGGAGTTTGCCACCTTTGGCTTCTACGTCCTCGTTTCCTACCTGCGGGACGACATGGCTTCTAACGAGGCGGGCCTCAAATTCTTCATTCTCGGCGTCTTTGCTGCAGGACTGCTTGGATATGGCATCAGCCTCGTCTACGGAGAAACCGGAAAGCTCGTCTTTTCGGACATGACCGGCGCCAATCCGACCACCGGGCTCGTTATCGGCTTCCTCCTCATCTTTGCCGCACTAGGCTTTAAGATCGGTGCCGTACCCTTCCATTCCTGGATTCCTGACACCTATCATGGTGCCCCGACGCCAGTGACGGCCTTCTTGTCCATTGCGCCGAAGGTCGCGGCCTTCGCTATCCTCTTGCGCCTTTTCCTTGTCGCGCTCGCGACCTTCAAGCCGGCCTGGGCGTTGCTCATCGTCGCGGCCTCGATCCTCTCCATGACTTACGGCAACATTGTGGCCATTGCGCAACGAAACATTAAGCGGCTCTTGGCCTATTCTGGTATCGCACAGGTCGGCAATGTCCTCATCGGTCTGGCTGCTGGCACCAAAATGGGCACGGACTCCATTTTGTTTTACCTGCTGACCTATCTCTTCGCAAATCTAGGGGCCTTCGCCGTCATCATGGCGATCAGCAATTCGTTAGGCAGCGATGAAATCGACGACTACCGTGGTTTGAACCGGCGGTCGCCGTTTCTTGCGTTTGCTATGCTGATTTTCCTCCTTTCGCTGGCCGGCGTCCCCCCACTCGCCGGTTTCATCGGAAAGCTCTATATCTTTGTCGCCGCGATCAAAGAAGGCCTCTATACGCTGATCACCGTGGGGCTCGTCAATATCGTCGTGTCGATGTACTACTACTTGATCGTGGTCAAGAAGATGTACATCAACGAACCGCTTGATTCTTCTCCGATCAAGACCACGGGCCCACTGCGTGCGGTGATTTATGTCGGACTTGCTGGAACGCTGGTGATCGGCATTTATCCCCAACCGTTCCTCGACTGGGCGGTATCTGCAACCCTGATGTTCTCCAATCTCCTGGGCCAGGCGGCATCCATTCATCCTCCGACGACGCCATTCGGAGGCTAA
- a CDS encoding sensor histidine kinase: protein MSTDEPKQQQTLDADVDVALPSPQPGARAMAQHSFITSVLRSIQQRSIEQRVLAGFGLVFAGILVISVISYRNMTILIRNGHQDQRSHEFIQLLGAMGQAMDDAENGHRRFLVTGDESYLAAYHTLRERAPEFARYLRELTSPDSSQGAHVTHLEQLITQQLQEERNAIELRNKTGFEAVRGMALTGVAKASLEAARKLQAQMEQEENKALAQRVIESTSTTRSSIILLSIGALLLFVLLAAVYYLIRHDITARRRIAEELHHRGELLEAANKELEAFSYSVSHDLRAPLRHIDGYASLLAKATALSLDDKAKRYLHTISEAATRMGQLIDDLLVFSRMGRQEMLRGTVNLDQLIAAVLHDLRHDLQDRTISWTIAQLPDVTGDAAMLRQVFVNLIANAIKFTGTQPNATIEIGSRSDDPNEAVLFVRDNGVGFDMQYANKLFGVFQRLHRADEFEGTGIGLANVRRIIHRHGGKTWAEGALGKGATFYVSLPIARPST from the coding sequence ATGAGCACGGACGAACCGAAACAACAACAGACTCTCGATGCCGATGTCGACGTCGCTCTTCCCTCCCCGCAACCGGGCGCGCGAGCCATGGCACAGCACTCATTTATCACTTCGGTCCTTCGAAGCATCCAACAACGCTCCATAGAACAGCGCGTCCTGGCTGGCTTCGGCTTGGTCTTTGCGGGCATCCTGGTCATTTCCGTCATTTCCTATCGCAACATGACCATCCTCATCCGAAACGGCCACCAAGACCAGCGGAGTCACGAGTTCATCCAGCTGCTCGGTGCCATGGGGCAAGCCATGGATGACGCAGAAAATGGCCACCGGCGCTTCCTCGTCACCGGAGACGAGAGTTATCTCGCGGCCTACCACACGCTGCGCGAACGCGCGCCTGAATTCGCCCGCTACTTGCGAGAACTTACGAGCCCAGACAGCAGTCAGGGCGCGCACGTCACGCACCTCGAACAACTCATCACCCAGCAACTGCAAGAGGAACGCAACGCCATTGAATTACGGAACAAGACGGGGTTTGAGGCCGTGCGGGGCATGGCCTTAACCGGTGTGGCGAAGGCCTCACTCGAGGCGGCAAGGAAACTTCAGGCACAAATGGAGCAGGAAGAAAACAAGGCGCTTGCCCAACGGGTGATCGAATCCACAAGCACAACCCGCTCCAGCATCATTCTTCTCAGCATCGGTGCCCTCCTGCTGTTCGTCTTGCTTGCCGCCGTATATTACCTGATCCGGCATGACATCACCGCCCGACGCCGCATCGCCGAAGAACTTCATCACCGCGGAGAACTCCTTGAGGCGGCCAATAAAGAATTGGAGGCGTTCAGCTATTCGGTCTCGCACGACTTACGCGCACCGCTTCGGCACATCGATGGTTATGCCTCCCTGCTGGCGAAGGCCACAGCCCTGTCCCTTGACGACAAAGCCAAACGCTACCTCCACACGATCTCGGAAGCCGCCACTCGGATGGGACAACTTATCGACGATCTGCTGGTCTTTTCCCGTATGGGCCGGCAGGAAATGCTGCGCGGCACGGTGAATCTGGACCAATTGATCGCGGCGGTGCTGCACGATCTTCGACATGACTTGCAAGATCGCACTATCTCGTGGACAATCGCTCAACTTCCTGACGTCACGGGGGACGCCGCCATGCTGCGACAGGTGTTCGTCAATCTGATCGCCAATGCCATTAAATTCACCGGCACGCAGCCGAACGCCACCATCGAAATCGGCAGCCGGAGCGACGATCCCAACGAAGCAGTGTTATTCGTGCGCGACAATGGGGTAGGATTCGATATGCAGTATGCGAACAAACTCTTTGGGGTCTTTCAACGACTCCATCGCGCGGACGAATTCGAAGGGACGGGCATCGGGCTGGCCAATGTCCGACGAATTATTCACCGACATGGGGGGAAGACCTGGGCGGAAGGGGCGCTCGGCAAAGGCGCCACCTTTTACGTCAGCCTCCCGATAGCGAGGCCCTCCACATGA
- a CDS encoding complex I subunit 4 family protein: MAEYTLLIILFSPFVGALALIFVSNRQVSLVRGVAAGSAFVTLVASVYLFYAYDPVKGGYQFIQRIEWSRQLGISLHLGVDGIGTPLVLASGILLFAGIFVSWHIKDRMKEFYIWILILAAATIGVFMSLDLFFLYFFYEMSVIPMYLLLGMWGSHTKKYLEMTDPEGLKLRDSVGFIFNFGANSKEYAAMKLVLFLSAFAVAALMGILLIYKFSGLNTFDILVLREKAHFSGPLATLIWLLIFFGFASIAPIWPLHSWSPVGHAAAPAATSMLHAGVLMKLGHFSIIRVAFEILPETTRELMPIAAVLCIFSIIYGGLVAYYAKDTKYVIGYSSSSHMGYVFLGMAALDYISLSGAVIYMFAHAMATGMLFAMAGWVYDQTHTRDIPSLGGLSNRMPFISAAFVIGCMASIGMPGTVNFIAEVMIIVGSWNKYPFQVVVAVLGIVLTMAYLFKMMRGLFYGSMAEKYSHSHDAVAVVDRMPLLLMIMVSVSFGIFPGHLYSVVRSGVDPLIARITRVVPVAEQPTHIPLASSPITPVSASHEAIAKVTPR; encoded by the coding sequence ATGGCTGAATACACGCTCCTCATAATTTTATTCTCCCCATTCGTCGGCGCACTCGCGCTCATCTTCGTCTCTAACCGCCAGGTGTCGCTGGTGCGCGGCGTGGCGGCCGGCTCAGCCTTCGTCACACTGGTAGCGTCGGTCTACCTGTTTTATGCCTACGACCCGGTAAAAGGCGGGTATCAGTTCATCCAGCGCATTGAGTGGTCGCGACAACTGGGCATCTCACTCCACCTGGGAGTTGATGGCATCGGCACACCGCTGGTGCTGGCCTCGGGTATCCTGCTTTTTGCCGGCATATTCGTATCCTGGCACATCAAAGACCGGATGAAAGAGTTCTACATCTGGATCTTGATTCTCGCTGCCGCCACGATCGGCGTCTTCATGTCGCTCGACCTGTTCTTCCTCTACTTCTTCTACGAAATGTCCGTGATTCCGATGTACTTGCTCCTGGGGATGTGGGGTAGTCACACAAAGAAGTACCTTGAAATGACCGACCCAGAAGGCTTGAAACTTCGGGATTCCGTCGGCTTCATTTTCAACTTCGGCGCCAACAGCAAAGAATATGCGGCGATGAAATTGGTCCTCTTCCTTTCTGCGTTCGCCGTCGCCGCACTCATGGGCATCTTGCTCATCTATAAATTCTCCGGGCTCAATACGTTTGATATCCTGGTGCTACGCGAAAAGGCCCATTTCTCCGGGCCATTGGCCACGCTCATCTGGTTACTCATCTTTTTCGGGTTTGCGTCCATCGCTCCGATCTGGCCATTACATTCCTGGTCTCCCGTCGGACACGCAGCGGCACCGGCTGCAACCAGCATGCTGCACGCCGGCGTGCTGATGAAACTCGGGCATTTCTCCATCATTCGCGTGGCATTTGAAATTCTGCCAGAGACGACCCGTGAACTGATGCCGATCGCCGCCGTTCTGTGCATTTTCAGCATCATTTATGGCGGCCTCGTCGCCTACTACGCTAAGGACACCAAATACGTCATCGGCTACTCCAGCTCCAGCCACATGGGATACGTCTTCCTGGGCATGGCAGCCTTGGATTACATCAGCCTCAGCGGTGCCGTGATTTACATGTTCGCTCACGCCATGGCCACCGGCATGCTCTTCGCTATGGCGGGTTGGGTCTATGACCAAACACATACTCGGGACATTCCGTCACTCGGCGGTCTTTCCAACCGGATGCCGTTCATCTCCGCTGCCTTCGTCATCGGCTGCATGGCTTCCATCGGGATGCCAGGGACCGTGAACTTCATTGCCGAAGTCATGATCATTGTCGGTAGCTGGAACAAGTACCCCTTCCAAGTCGTCGTCGCCGTCCTCGGCATCGTGCTGACCATGGCCTATCTCTTCAAGATGATGCGCGGGCTCTTCTATGGATCGATGGCGGAAAAATATAGCCACTCCCACGACGCCGTCGCCGTGGTCGATCGGATGCCGCTCCTCCTCATGATTATGGTCAGCGTGAGCTTTGGTATCTTCCCCGGCCACCTCTACTCGGTCGTCCGCTCCGGCGTCGACCCGCTCATCGCCCGTATCACGAGAGTCGTGCCGGTCGCGGAGCAGCCGACTCACATTCCACTTGCCAGCTCGCCCATTACGCCGGTGTCGGCTTCGCATGAGGCGATCGCGAAGGTGACCCCGCGATGA
- the pyrE gene encoding orotate phosphoribosyltransferase translates to MTVRDQLIAAFHATQSFKWDPDKGFKLASGLMSPFYVDCRTLMAFPHARHLVAQRAWEVIKDREIDCLGGLEIGAISIATSISDFVYLASPRREWRTFFVRKQPKDHGLGRLVEGVVRAGDRALVVDDVLTSGGSVVKAIVAAREAGLEVKEALVVVDRNEQEGRARVEQLGVRVVSLLTIDELMTGRPTAP, encoded by the coding sequence ATGACGGTGCGAGATCAATTGATTGCCGCCTTCCATGCCACCCAATCGTTTAAATGGGATCCCGACAAGGGATTCAAGCTGGCCTCCGGGTTGATGAGCCCATTTTATGTCGACTGTCGCACCCTGATGGCGTTTCCGCATGCCCGCCACTTGGTGGCCCAACGAGCCTGGGAGGTCATCAAGGACCGGGAGATCGACTGTCTCGGGGGGTTGGAAATCGGTGCGATTTCCATCGCCACGTCGATCTCCGACTTTGTCTATCTGGCATCCCCGCGCCGGGAGTGGCGGACATTCTTCGTGCGCAAGCAGCCTAAAGACCATGGTCTTGGCCGATTGGTCGAGGGTGTCGTGCGAGCTGGGGACCGTGCACTTGTCGTCGATGATGTGCTCACCAGTGGTGGGTCGGTCGTGAAGGCGATTGTCGCGGCACGTGAAGCAGGGCTCGAGGTGAAGGAGGCTCTCGTCGTTGTCGATCGAAACGAGCAAGAGGGCCGAGCCCGTGTTGAGCAGTTAGGAGTCCGGGTGGTGAGTCTGTTGACGATCGATGAGCTGATGACGGGTCGGCCGACTGCCCCCTGA
- a CDS encoding rhodanese-like domain-containing protein, which translates to MRYIISITCAVVLSGFLFQEPVPSLAYHSYVLSVQQLRAGLTKAPSTSAKGFVLVDVRSPEEHASGMIPGTDLNIDFREMKARHRELGAKLEDHIVVYCQSGHRSNIAAETLADLGYTHVYNVVGSMNAWTEAGFPVAPGR; encoded by the coding sequence ATGAGGTATATCATTTCTATCACGTGTGCAGTCGTGCTGAGTGGATTTCTCTTCCAGGAACCAGTGCCGTCCCTTGCCTATCATTCCTACGTCTTGAGCGTGCAACAGTTACGAGCCGGCCTGACCAAGGCACCCTCCACGAGCGCGAAGGGATTTGTCTTGGTCGATGTACGTTCCCCTGAGGAGCATGCGTCGGGCATGATTCCCGGCACAGACCTGAACATCGATTTTCGAGAGATGAAGGCGCGTCACCGGGAACTGGGTGCGAAGTTGGAAGACCACATCGTCGTGTATTGCCAATCGGGTCATCGCAGCAACATTGCCGCCGAAACCTTGGCCGATTTGGGGTACACGCATGTCTATAACGTGGTGGGAAGTATGAACGCCTGGACCGAGGCGGGATTTCCCGTCGCGCCAGGCCGGTGA
- a CDS encoding DUF2878 domain-containing protein: protein MIRTLGNAVVFQLGWWVAILSAGWGEAWLAPPVLAGLITVNIWYGSQPRVMTLVVLAIGSAGLLLDSGLTASGLLRFGAHPFAPWLCPPWLCALWYLFATTLHQSLRWLEGRVWSAAMIGGIAGPISYGAGEALGALTLGPSRSSALLLLALVWVGLLPLFVRMAEQLYGAAAGSHLD, encoded by the coding sequence ATGATCAGGACCCTTGGCAATGCCGTTGTTTTCCAGCTCGGATGGTGGGTCGCCATCCTGAGCGCCGGGTGGGGGGAGGCTTGGCTGGCCCCCCCGGTCCTGGCGGGTCTCATCACAGTCAACATCTGGTACGGATCCCAGCCTCGCGTCATGACCCTCGTGGTCCTGGCGATTGGATCTGCCGGCCTGTTGTTGGATAGCGGGCTGACCGCGTCGGGCCTGCTTCGGTTCGGGGCCCATCCCTTTGCGCCGTGGCTCTGCCCGCCCTGGCTCTGTGCCCTCTGGTATCTGTTTGCGACGACGTTGCACCAGTCGCTCCGATGGCTGGAAGGCCGGGTATGGTCGGCTGCGATGATCGGTGGGATTGCCGGACCCATCAGCTACGGGGCCGGAGAAGCCTTGGGGGCCCTTACGTTGGGACCGAGTCGCAGCAGCGCCCTCCTGTTGCTCGCATTGGTGTGGGTGGGGCTCTTGCCGCTCTTCGTTCGAATGGCCGAGCAGCTTTATGGTGCTGCGGCAGGCAGCCATCTGGACTGA
- a CDS encoding response regulator, with amino-acid sequence MTLSKPIVLAEDNPRDAELTLAAMEEHQLADKVILCHDGAEVLDYLYCRGPFKTRLQGNPAVVLLDLKMPKVDGLEVLRTIKNDADLRPIPVVMLTSSREERDLAQSYALGANAYVVKPVEFHQFLKAVKELGVFWGMINEPPPEGASRAAGRSA; translated from the coding sequence ATGACGCTCTCCAAACCCATTGTATTGGCAGAAGACAATCCGCGCGACGCCGAACTCACGCTCGCCGCCATGGAAGAACATCAGCTGGCCGACAAGGTCATTCTCTGTCATGACGGAGCAGAAGTACTCGATTACCTGTATTGCCGCGGCCCCTTCAAGACGAGACTCCAGGGCAATCCAGCCGTCGTCCTCCTCGACTTGAAAATGCCGAAGGTCGACGGACTTGAAGTGTTGCGTACGATCAAGAATGACGCCGACCTGCGGCCCATTCCCGTCGTGATGCTCACCTCCTCCCGTGAAGAACGGGATCTGGCTCAAAGTTACGCCCTGGGCGCCAACGCGTACGTGGTCAAACCGGTTGAATTTCACCAATTCCTGAAGGCCGTGAAAGAACTCGGTGTATTCTGGGGCATGATCAACGAGCCGCCTCCTGAGGGCGCCAGCCGCGCAGCAGGCCGATCTGCATAA
- a CDS encoding phosphodiester glycosidase family protein, whose translation MKDRSRLRPQSNRWGRALSCLLISLSLTALLPAQPTAAEAIPWERLTSGMQVALWNPSNTCPQVPALLMLQIDPERFRFSIHQFRDEGLRAPISIHDWQQRTDAYVMFNAGLFREDYSYLGVLLKEGRSLGSKKHHSWQGLFAAEPTDGTLRKARVFDLAFDAFAEDPPLYREAAQSLMLFDRMGKLRVRDSGKRAFQTVVAEDGQGTILVIKTADVVSLHHLADCLHRQLPSLQQAMAMDGGASSDVIASQDLLHAAQETASQSTWRSLLSGNTGVHIPLPTVIGISPRTPVRTGAPVESLQTPRKP comes from the coding sequence ATGAAGGACCGCAGCCGGCTGAGACCACAGTCCAATCGTTGGGGAAGGGCGCTCTCCTGCCTCCTGATCTCACTCTCGCTCACCGCACTCCTTCCGGCCCAGCCGACTGCCGCAGAGGCAATCCCTTGGGAGCGATTGACCAGCGGGATGCAGGTGGCACTCTGGAACCCCAGCAACACCTGCCCGCAAGTTCCCGCCTTGCTCATGCTCCAAATCGACCCGGAACGGTTCCGGTTTTCCATCCACCAGTTTCGCGATGAAGGGCTTCGAGCTCCGATCTCGATTCATGATTGGCAGCAACGGACCGACGCCTACGTGATGTTCAATGCGGGCTTGTTTCGCGAAGACTATTCCTATCTGGGCGTCTTGTTGAAAGAGGGGCGATCACTCGGAAGCAAGAAACATCATTCGTGGCAAGGCCTGTTCGCCGCAGAACCAACCGACGGAACACTTCGAAAAGCCCGCGTCTTCGACCTGGCCTTCGACGCATTCGCGGAGGATCCGCCGCTGTACCGCGAAGCCGCACAGTCACTGATGTTGTTCGACCGGATGGGCAAACTTCGGGTGAGAGACAGCGGCAAGCGCGCGTTTCAAACAGTGGTGGCTGAAGACGGGCAAGGAACGATTCTGGTCATTAAGACGGCGGACGTCGTCTCGCTCCATCACCTGGCCGATTGCCTGCATCGGCAACTGCCCTCACTGCAGCAGGCAATGGCCATGGATGGGGGCGCATCGTCTGATGTCATCGCCAGCCAGGACCTGCTCCATGCCGCCCAGGAAACCGCTTCACAATCGACGTGGCGATCCTTATTGTCTGGCAACACGGGAGTGCATATTCCCCTTCCGACGGTCATTGGGATCAGCCCCCGGACACCTGTGAGGACAGGGGCACCTGTAGAATCGTTACAGACTCCCCGCAAACCGTGA
- a CDS encoding response regulator, giving the protein MTQPLRLIHLEGNQADAELIDSTLRNAGIPCQVKRVHTREDFLAALRQGGFSLILADTTLPSFDGAEALDLARALHPDVPFLFVSGMQGEEFAVDMMQRGATDYISKQRLGRLVPSIRRTLRELDERLERKRAEDALRMSEKQLRQAQKMEAVGRLAGGLAHDFNNLLTVIMGHSQVLLGELSVGSPIRAKIEEMQKAGERAANLIRQLMAFSRKQPVEPKVLPLNSVIGNVEGMLRRLIGEDIQLVVRPDPHNGHVKADPGQLEQVLMNLVVNARDAMPNGGLLAIETSQVELARTPMHHLHPLPLGHYVKLTVTDTGCGMDADVLSHLFEPFFTTKEAHKGTGLGLSTVFGIVTTCGGGIDVWSQVGHGTTFDLYFPRATPQTQTTSAESPQAQPRQGSETILLVEDDSGVRDLVRHELLKTGYQVIEAKNGVEACLTATQQSYHVDLLLTDVVMPGMNGRELAEHLSVIKPNLRVLFMSGYLDDICVNSDMDPHRTTFLQKPFTPDLLLRTVRALLDSSSPGTGPAHLQTPLPSHAPRTARAS; this is encoded by the coding sequence ATGACTCAGCCCCTGCGACTCATCCATCTTGAGGGTAACCAGGCGGACGCGGAGCTGATCGACTCCACACTCCGGAACGCGGGCATTCCCTGCCAAGTGAAACGCGTGCACACGCGCGAAGACTTTCTCGCGGCCCTCCGCCAGGGGGGATTTAGCCTCATCCTCGCCGATACGACATTACCCAGCTTCGACGGAGCGGAGGCCCTCGACCTCGCACGGGCGCTCCACCCCGACGTGCCCTTTCTTTTTGTGTCCGGCATGCAAGGAGAAGAGTTCGCCGTCGACATGATGCAGCGCGGCGCCACCGACTATATTTCCAAGCAGCGGCTGGGCAGGTTGGTGCCATCCATTCGCAGAACGTTGCGTGAACTCGATGAGCGGTTGGAGCGAAAACGGGCCGAGGATGCGTTACGGATGAGTGAAAAGCAGCTGCGTCAGGCGCAAAAAATGGAAGCCGTGGGCCGCCTGGCCGGGGGACTTGCCCATGATTTTAACAATCTGCTGACCGTCATCATGGGACATAGCCAGGTGCTGCTGGGAGAATTGTCCGTCGGCAGTCCCATCCGCGCCAAGATCGAAGAGATGCAAAAGGCTGGTGAGCGAGCCGCGAATCTCATTCGCCAACTGATGGCCTTCAGCCGGAAGCAGCCGGTGGAACCGAAGGTGCTACCGCTCAACTCAGTCATCGGCAACGTGGAAGGGATGCTCCGCCGCCTCATCGGGGAGGACATCCAACTGGTCGTCCGGCCCGATCCCCACAATGGCCATGTGAAAGCCGATCCCGGACAATTGGAACAAGTGCTGATGAATCTGGTCGTGAATGCCAGGGACGCCATGCCCAACGGAGGCCTACTGGCCATTGAAACGTCACAGGTCGAGCTGGCACGCACCCCGATGCACCACCTTCACCCGTTACCGCTCGGGCACTATGTGAAGTTGACGGTGACGGATACCGGGTGCGGCATGGATGCCGACGTCCTGAGCCACTTGTTTGAACCCTTCTTTACCACCAAAGAGGCGCACAAGGGCACCGGACTCGGCCTGTCGACCGTGTTTGGCATCGTCACGACCTGCGGCGGCGGCATTGACGTCTGGAGCCAGGTCGGCCATGGGACGACCTTCGACCTCTATTTCCCGCGCGCCACGCCGCAAACCCAAACCACTTCCGCCGAATCCCCGCAGGCCCAGCCACGCCAGGGATCTGAAACCATTCTGCTGGTCGAGGACGACAGCGGAGTCCGCGACCTCGTGCGCCATGAGTTGCTCAAAACCGGCTACCAGGTGATCGAGGCCAAGAACGGCGTCGAAGCCTGTCTGACGGCCACGCAACAGAGTTATCACGTCGATCTTCTGTTGACCGACGTCGTCATGCCGGGCATGAACGGTCGAGAACTGGCCGAACATCTGTCGGTCATCAAGCCGAATCTCAGAGTGCTCTTCATGTCCGGATACCTCGACGACATTTGCGTCAACAGCGACATGGACCCGCACCGCACCACCTTCCTCCAGAAGCCGTTCACGCCGGACCTGCTGCTTCGTACCGTGCGTGCACTCCTGGACTCCTCTTCGCCCGGTACCGGACCGGCGCACCTTCAGACACCACTGCCGAGCCATGCCCCTCGTACCGCCCGTGCCTCGTAA